In a single window of the Natronosalvus caseinilyticus genome:
- a CDS encoding ABC transporter permease: MSSADQSGPRSMADRVAGRLLEATVLERLGIALASVTTAILIGLVLVAAAGYNPILFLNNLIVGALGSERILARTLRLSTFFILTGVAVAIAFRAGVFNIGVQGQFVVGGLFCTVSILWTAPFLPTGTVGGIGLMLIGTVAAAVGGGLYGALPGVLKAYADANEIITTIMLNFIAIGVVSWLLTNPLRAEGSTNVQTERLPDYVGLPPIVFGDSSFSIIGLLLTLALVAVVAIAMTRTGIGYDMVTSGYQAGAAVYSGVDAKRTIVATMTFSGAVAGLASAVYVIMFQGRFIEPASIHTYGYDAIAVSLLAANNPLGVVPAGLLFGGLNSSSSYIQTYSDVPVQLIDGIVGIVIVFVAAPELFRMAAKRAGLGGEDR; this comes from the coding sequence ATGAGCTCGGCCGACCAAAGCGGCCCCCGTTCGATGGCGGATCGCGTCGCCGGTCGACTCCTCGAGGCGACGGTCCTGGAACGCCTTGGAATCGCGCTCGCGTCGGTCACGACGGCGATTCTCATCGGTCTGGTGCTGGTGGCCGCCGCCGGGTACAATCCGATACTCTTCCTGAACAACCTGATCGTCGGCGCGCTCGGCAGCGAGCGCATCCTGGCGCGAACGTTGCGGCTCTCGACGTTCTTCATCCTGACGGGCGTCGCCGTGGCGATCGCGTTCAGAGCCGGCGTGTTCAACATCGGCGTACAGGGACAGTTCGTCGTCGGCGGCCTGTTCTGCACCGTGTCGATCCTCTGGACGGCCCCGTTCTTGCCGACCGGGACCGTCGGTGGAATCGGCCTGATGCTCATTGGGACGGTCGCCGCCGCCGTCGGCGGTGGCCTCTACGGGGCGCTTCCCGGCGTGTTGAAGGCGTACGCCGACGCGAACGAGATCATCACGACGATCATGCTAAACTTCATCGCGATCGGCGTCGTTAGCTGGCTGCTCACGAACCCGCTCCGGGCGGAGGGCTCGACGAACGTGCAAACCGAGCGGCTCCCGGATTACGTCGGCCTCCCACCGATCGTCTTCGGCGATTCGTCGTTCTCGATAATCGGCCTCCTGTTGACGCTCGCGCTCGTCGCGGTCGTCGCCATCGCGATGACGCGGACGGGGATCGGGTACGACATGGTGACCAGCGGCTACCAGGCCGGGGCGGCGGTGTACTCCGGCGTCGATGCGAAACGGACGATCGTCGCGACGATGACGTTCTCCGGGGCCGTCGCCGGTCTCGCGAGCGCGGTCTACGTCATCATGTTCCAGGGGCGGTTCATCGAACCGGCCAGCATCCACACCTACGGCTACGACGCGATCGCCGTCAGCCTGCTCGCCGCGAACAATCCGCTCGGGGTCGTGCCGGCCGGGCTGTTGTTCGGCGGCCTCAACTCCTCGAGTTCGTACATTCAGACCTACAGCGACGTGCCCGTCCAGTTGATCGACGGCATCGTCGGCATCGTCATCGTCTTCGTGGCCGCGCCGGAGCTGTTCCGAATGGCGGCCAAACGAGCCGGTCTCGGTGGTGAGGACCGATGA
- a CDS encoding MBL fold metallo-hydrolase, with product MHLEFLGGAREIGRSALLVDDSLLLDFGMDSGNPPSFPLREPNLDPDAVVVSHGHLDHVGTLPALLSGDARPPIHWTQPTSDLAMVLARDTLKLHGGSYDCPFTEAELARLTQVSETHGYGEPFEAAGYEVTFFDAGHVPGSAHVLVDDGNTRLLYTGDFHTEDQHLLAGTTARPDADVVVCESTYADTTRPPRAEIERAFVDSLKATIWEGGTVVVPAFAIGRTQEVMCICAEHDLECYVDGMGTRVADLFLRPRNRDFLRDPDELRRAKGNARFVDGRDGQRRRIADQNTVIVTTSGMLHGGPAMTYVPAIRSHPANKIAMTGYQVEGTPGRDLLETGSAEIDGRVMPISAQVEQYDFSAHADRAGLESFLESYRDSRVLVNHGDRCEWFAEELRANGFDASAPELGERVVLE from the coding sequence ATGCACCTCGAGTTTCTCGGCGGGGCCCGCGAGATCGGGCGGAGTGCCCTCCTAGTGGACGATTCTCTACTACTCGATTTCGGGATGGACTCGGGGAACCCGCCCTCGTTCCCGCTCCGGGAACCCAACCTCGACCCCGACGCAGTCGTCGTCTCCCACGGCCACCTCGACCACGTTGGGACCCTGCCCGCGCTGCTGTCGGGCGACGCTCGCCCGCCGATCCACTGGACCCAGCCGACCTCCGACCTCGCGATGGTGCTGGCTCGAGATACGCTGAAACTCCACGGCGGGAGCTACGACTGTCCGTTTACCGAAGCCGAACTCGCCCGCCTGACGCAGGTGTCGGAGACCCACGGCTACGGCGAGCCCTTCGAGGCCGCTGGCTACGAGGTCACCTTCTTCGACGCCGGTCACGTCCCTGGGAGCGCTCACGTCCTGGTCGACGATGGTAACACCCGCCTGCTCTACACCGGCGACTTCCACACCGAGGACCAGCACCTCCTGGCGGGGACGACGGCCCGTCCCGACGCCGACGTCGTCGTCTGTGAGAGCACGTACGCCGACACGACCCGTCCCCCGAGGGCGGAGATCGAGCGCGCGTTCGTCGACAGCCTGAAAGCGACGATCTGGGAAGGTGGCACGGTCGTCGTCCCCGCCTTCGCGATCGGCCGTACCCAGGAAGTGATGTGCATCTGCGCCGAACACGACCTCGAGTGTTACGTCGACGGGATGGGAACCCGCGTCGCCGATCTGTTCTTGCGCCCGCGAAATCGTGACTTCCTTCGAGACCCCGACGAACTGCGCCGGGCGAAGGGCAACGCTCGATTCGTCGACGGAAGGGACGGCCAGCGAAGACGCATCGCCGACCAGAACACCGTCATCGTGACGACCAGCGGGATGCTCCACGGCGGCCCCGCGATGACGTACGTCCCCGCGATCCGAAGCCACCCGGCGAACAAGATCGCCATGACGGGCTACCAGGTCGAGGGGACCCCCGGACGGGACCTCCTCGAGACCGGCAGCGCCGAGATCGACGGCAGAGTGATGCCGATCAGCGCCCAGGTCGAGCAGTACGACTTCTCGGCGCACGCCGACCGGGCGGGCCTCGAGTCGTTCCTCGAGTCCTACCGCGATTCGCGGGTACTCGTGAACCACGGTGATCGCTGTGAGTGGTTCGCCGAGGAACTCCGGGCCAACGGCTTCGACGCGTCCGCCCCCGAATTGGGCGAGCGCGTGGTCCTGGAGTAG
- a CDS encoding DUF7130 family rubredoxin-like protein, translating to MGETPAREGDEEAVEDVHEVQFGQAVYGEDGEKLGTVRGFDLGGFFVTTREGVEAMSVEHARSGHEFGEAELMWRCTECGEMGAIDEGLPDTCPNCGTEKENLMYWTED from the coding sequence ATGGGAGAAACACCGGCCAGAGAGGGCGACGAAGAAGCCGTCGAGGACGTCCACGAGGTTCAGTTCGGCCAGGCCGTCTACGGCGAAGACGGGGAGAAACTCGGAACCGTCCGCGGATTCGACCTCGGCGGCTTCTTCGTCACGACCCGGGAGGGCGTCGAGGCGATGAGCGTCGAACACGCCCGCTCGGGCCACGAGTTCGGCGAAGCCGAGTTGATGTGGCGCTGTACCGAGTGCGGCGAGATGGGGGCGATCGACGAGGGCCTTCCCGACACCTGCCCGAACTGCGGCACCGAGAAGGAGAACCTGATGTACTGGACGGAGGACTGA
- a CDS encoding ABC transporter permease, whose translation MSGLDSLEYARHPGVRLVGLVLAVLAALGVVGAVVFDVPLAEVLSDGLETLASVVTPGYVARSMEMAAPITLAAIGGLYAEKSGVFNIGLEGFMIFGAFFAAAATYFVGAGGAVHAWVGIGISVLLTMGLAVLFAVLLIRYKADQIVAGLGVWFIGLGLVPFTAAVIWGSRNSPRLPGVGRLTVPVLSEIPFLGRVVFDQSPLVWLTVLIVVGAWIFLYRTQYGYWIQAAGENPEALDTAGIDVNRVRYATVIFSGGLAGLGGAVLLAHSSSFVGTGQTMVDGRGWLGIVAYLFGNYNPLGAAAAALLFGGVDMLQGQFQTLNIEASSKLLGLLPYVVVIVVLTGWGKTQVPSSVGEPYESEE comes from the coding sequence ATGAGCGGCCTCGACAGCCTCGAGTACGCTCGTCACCCTGGCGTCCGACTCGTCGGCCTCGTGCTCGCCGTGCTGGCAGCCCTCGGGGTCGTCGGGGCCGTCGTCTTCGACGTTCCGCTCGCCGAGGTGCTGTCCGACGGCCTCGAGACCCTCGCCAGCGTCGTGACGCCCGGCTACGTCGCCCGATCGATGGAGATGGCCGCCCCCATCACGCTCGCCGCGATCGGCGGGCTGTACGCCGAGAAGAGCGGCGTGTTCAACATCGGGCTCGAGGGGTTCATGATCTTCGGCGCCTTCTTCGCCGCCGCCGCGACGTACTTCGTTGGCGCCGGCGGGGCCGTCCACGCCTGGGTCGGGATCGGCATTTCGGTCCTGCTCACGATGGGACTGGCCGTCCTCTTCGCCGTGTTGTTGATCCGATACAAGGCGGACCAGATCGTGGCCGGACTGGGGGTCTGGTTCATCGGCCTCGGTCTCGTCCCGTTCACGGCGGCCGTCATCTGGGGGAGCAGAAACAGTCCGCGTCTCCCCGGCGTCGGGCGGTTGACGGTTCCGGTACTCAGCGAGATTCCCTTCCTCGGTCGAGTCGTCTTCGACCAGTCGCCGCTGGTCTGGCTCACCGTCCTCATCGTGGTCGGGGCGTGGATCTTCCTCTACCGCACGCAGTACGGGTACTGGATCCAGGCAGCCGGCGAGAATCCGGAGGCGCTCGACACCGCCGGTATCGACGTCAACCGCGTGCGTTACGCGACGGTAATCTTCTCCGGTGGACTGGCCGGCCTCGGCGGCGCGGTGCTTCTCGCGCACAGTTCGTCGTTCGTCGGGACCGGCCAGACGATGGTCGACGGTCGCGGCTGGCTCGGCATCGTCGCCTACCTGTTCGGCAACTACAACCCGCTCGGAGCGGCGGCCGCCGCCCTCCTCTTCGGCGGCGTCGACATGCTGCAAGGCCAGTTCCAGACGCTCAACATCGAGGCTTCTTCGAAGCTGCTGGGGCTGCTTCCGTACGTGGTCGTCATCGTGGTCCTCACGGGCTGGGGAAAGACGCAGGTTCCCTCGTCCGTCGGCGAACCCTACGAGTCCGAGGAGTGA
- a CDS encoding TetR/AcrR family transcriptional regulator, translated as MTDESARDEIMTATYEALCEHGYTELTTQAIADQTDKSKSLLFYHYDSKDDIISAFFDFLLEHFDERLAASQELSPVERLAALVDWFLYDPDDDERASFHTAMLELRAQAPYDERFQAHLRRSDDALRAAFEGILQDGLETGVFRDHDPAETATVLIAALDGARIRQLTMDRDAYLEEVRSGIANVVVADLLVEGESFPERGTVSLEAADAAAGDAPE; from the coding sequence GTGACCGACGAGAGCGCCCGCGACGAAATTATGACGGCGACCTACGAGGCCCTGTGCGAACACGGCTACACCGAGCTCACCACACAGGCTATCGCCGACCAGACGGACAAGAGCAAGTCCCTGCTGTTCTATCACTACGACTCCAAAGACGACATCATCTCGGCATTTTTCGACTTCCTGCTCGAGCACTTCGACGAGCGACTGGCGGCCAGCCAGGAGCTATCGCCGGTCGAACGCCTCGCGGCGCTCGTCGACTGGTTCCTCTACGATCCCGACGACGACGAACGCGCCTCCTTTCACACAGCGATGCTCGAATTGCGTGCCCAGGCCCCCTACGACGAGCGGTTCCAGGCGCACCTCCGACGCAGCGACGACGCGCTCCGGGCGGCGTTCGAGGGAATCCTCCAGGACGGCCTCGAGACCGGCGTCTTTCGCGACCACGATCCCGCGGAGACGGCGACGGTGCTGATCGCCGCCCTCGACGGCGCGCGCATCCGGCAGTTGACGATGGACCGGGACGCCTACCTCGAGGAGGTGCGGTCGGGCATCGCCAACGTCGTCGTCGCGGACCTGCTCGTCGAGGGCGAATCCTTCCCCGAACGAGGGACCGTCTCGCTCGAGGCCGCGGACGCGGCGGCCGGTGATGCCCCCGAATGA
- a CDS encoding MATE family efflux transporter has product MSRKRDRSVNVTDGDLFKPLLVLSAPIVFSQLLQVGYNLADTFWVGRLGSDAVAALSYSWAIVFLMVSIGGGLTAAGTVLVSQYKGAKDFRKSHHVAGQTLSFVTVVGFVFGALGFALSPWLIQLVGAEPGTAAYTYAVNYTRIIFVSVGFMFWFFIFDALSRGWGDTRTPMYLMALSVTMNVVLDPILILGFADNPLFAWVGATGLESTLYAMTGFTGFGVEGAAVATVFSRGVAALVGLYLLFSGRVGLEPTLANLRLELPTVKKILEIGGPIATEQGFRSSGIALLTALVAIAGTDAVAAYGIANRLSSLLFLPALGLARGTEAVVGQNLGAEQVSRAWKAVKLSSVVVVGIFVAVVAVAYPLAEPITAVFIQGEGSEQVVTYGAAFILIAGPSYIFMGVFQVLLGGLRGSGSTRAAMFLSIQELWMYRIPISAIAILHFGLGIYGVWYAIALSYVLSAIVTAGWFLRGTWTDNVVTEDVASAPAGD; this is encoded by the coding sequence ATGAGTCGAAAACGCGATCGATCGGTCAACGTCACGGACGGCGACCTGTTCAAGCCCCTCCTCGTGCTGTCGGCCCCCATCGTCTTCTCACAACTCCTGCAGGTGGGTTACAACCTCGCGGACACCTTCTGGGTCGGTCGCCTCGGGAGCGACGCCGTCGCCGCGCTCTCGTATTCCTGGGCCATCGTCTTCCTGATGGTGAGTATCGGGGGCGGCCTCACCGCCGCGGGGACTGTCCTCGTCTCCCAGTACAAGGGCGCGAAGGACTTTCGGAAATCCCACCACGTCGCCGGACAGACGCTCTCGTTCGTGACCGTCGTCGGCTTCGTCTTCGGCGCGCTCGGTTTCGCGCTCTCGCCCTGGCTGATCCAGCTGGTGGGCGCCGAACCGGGCACCGCCGCTTACACCTACGCGGTCAACTACACCCGGATCATCTTCGTCAGCGTCGGCTTCATGTTCTGGTTCTTCATCTTCGACGCCCTCTCGCGGGGCTGGGGCGACACCCGGACGCCGATGTACCTGATGGCGCTCAGCGTGACGATGAACGTCGTTCTCGATCCGATCCTCATCCTGGGATTCGCCGACAACCCACTCTTCGCCTGGGTCGGCGCGACCGGCCTCGAGTCGACGCTCTACGCGATGACCGGCTTCACCGGCTTCGGCGTCGAGGGCGCCGCGGTGGCGACGGTCTTCTCCCGCGGCGTCGCCGCCCTCGTCGGCCTCTACCTGCTCTTTTCGGGCCGGGTCGGGCTCGAACCAACCCTCGCGAACCTGCGCCTCGAACTGCCGACGGTGAAGAAGATCCTCGAGATCGGCGGGCCCATCGCGACCGAACAGGGCTTTCGCTCCTCGGGGATCGCCCTGCTGACGGCGCTGGTTGCCATCGCCGGAACCGACGCAGTCGCGGCCTACGGGATCGCCAACCGGCTCTCCTCGCTGCTCTTTTTGCCGGCGCTCGGGCTGGCCCGTGGCACGGAAGCCGTCGTCGGGCAGAACCTCGGTGCCGAGCAGGTGAGCCGTGCCTGGAAGGCCGTCAAGCTGAGTTCCGTCGTCGTCGTCGGGATCTTCGTCGCCGTCGTCGCGGTCGCGTACCCGCTGGCCGAACCGATCACGGCGGTCTTCATCCAGGGCGAGGGGAGCGAGCAGGTCGTCACCTACGGCGCCGCGTTCATCCTGATCGCCGGGCCCTCCTACATCTTCATGGGCGTCTTCCAGGTGCTGCTGGGCGGCCTCCGGGGTAGCGGCAGCACCCGCGCGGCGATGTTCCTCTCGATCCAGGAGCTCTGGATGTATCGCATCCCCATCTCGGCGATCGCCATCCTCCACTTCGGGCTGGGCATCTACGGCGTCTGGTACGCCATCGCCCTCTCGTACGTCCTCTCGGCCATCGTCACCGCCGGCTGGTTCCTGCGGGGGACCTGGACCGACAACGTCGTGACCGAGGACGTCGCGTCGGCGCCCGCCGGTGATTGA
- a CDS encoding ribonucleoside-diphosphate reductase subunit alpha, translated as MSYHTPTSIPDVRSILERAQPTDGPSLLADESLLDAIDRSLYEGATVDEQYEAVIQAFTARIERDPAFEHIAGTVARHRYYRTVLGTDVSGDELDRAYRATFVTNLERAVDAGRLDGRLLERFDLEELAEALDPGRDEYLEYMAMETLVQRYVLRIEQGGEPLELPQAFWMRVAMGLALEEDDPQKRAIEFYEVLSKLEFTPSTPTLFHSGTAHPQLSSCYLTTVPDDLEGIFDAYKHHAQLSKWSGGLGNDWTNVRAEGALIESTGVESTGVVPFLRISNDVTAAINRSGKRRGAACAYLACWHLDFPAFIDLKRNTGDERRRTPDMNTAAWIPDLFVKRVQDGGKWTLFSPDDVPDLHELTGAAFEERYREYERLADADELRQYERVDAESLWRQLLTRVFETGHPWLTFKDPCNVRSPQDHVGTVHSSNLCTEITLNTNADEHAVCNLGSVNLATHVADGELDREHLASTIETAMRMLDNVVDLCFYPTDAAERSNMRHRPVGLGTMGFHDALMDLGVPMGSEDAVEKANRWQEFVSYHAIQNSSKLAAERGTYPSYEESKWDRGLLPQDTVDRLEDERGRAIPTEREETLEWETVREHVAEHGMRNSNTMAIAPTATISTINGTTPSIEPLYSNLYVKSNMSGDFTIINEHLVEDLRERGCWDDDLVDRLKYHDGSVQELDAVPDDLKALYRGAFEIDPRHQLRLTAHRQTWIDQSVSHNVFFPSTDGTLLDDVYKTAWELGLKTTYYLRTLGASQIEKSTLDMAEYGKTQHRYERGDGGSESGPRDDGSSDDLPSLDDPSCEACQ; from the coding sequence ATGAGCTACCACACGCCGACATCGATTCCAGACGTCCGGTCGATCCTCGAACGCGCACAGCCTACCGACGGGCCGTCACTGCTCGCGGACGAATCGCTTCTCGATGCGATCGATCGCTCCCTCTACGAGGGAGCGACGGTCGACGAACAATACGAGGCCGTCATCCAGGCGTTTACGGCCCGAATCGAGCGCGATCCCGCGTTCGAACATATCGCCGGAACGGTCGCCCGACACCGATACTACCGAACCGTCCTCGGCACGGACGTCTCCGGGGACGAACTCGACCGGGCCTATCGGGCAACGTTCGTGACCAACCTCGAGCGGGCGGTCGACGCGGGCCGTCTCGACGGTCGACTGCTCGAGCGATTCGACCTCGAGGAACTCGCCGAGGCGCTCGACCCCGGCCGGGACGAGTACCTCGAGTACATGGCGATGGAGACGCTCGTCCAGCGGTACGTCCTTCGAATCGAACAGGGTGGCGAACCACTGGAGTTACCGCAGGCGTTCTGGATGCGGGTGGCGATGGGCCTCGCTCTCGAGGAGGACGACCCGCAGAAGCGGGCCATAGAGTTCTACGAGGTGCTCTCGAAACTCGAGTTCACGCCGTCGACGCCGACGCTCTTTCACAGCGGCACAGCCCATCCACAGCTCTCTTCGTGTTACCTGACGACCGTTCCGGACGATCTCGAGGGGATCTTCGACGCCTACAAGCACCACGCGCAACTCTCGAAGTGGAGCGGCGGACTCGGAAACGACTGGACGAACGTTCGAGCCGAGGGCGCGTTGATCGAGTCGACCGGCGTCGAGTCGACCGGCGTCGTCCCCTTCCTCCGGATCAGCAACGACGTGACGGCGGCGATCAACCGCTCCGGGAAACGTCGGGGGGCGGCCTGTGCCTACCTGGCGTGCTGGCACCTCGACTTCCCCGCGTTCATCGACCTCAAGCGCAACACCGGCGACGAGCGACGCCGAACCCCTGACATGAACACGGCCGCGTGGATCCCGGACCTCTTCGTCAAGCGCGTCCAGGACGGTGGCAAGTGGACGCTGTTCAGTCCCGACGACGTACCCGACCTCCACGAACTCACCGGCGCGGCGTTCGAGGAGCGATATCGAGAGTACGAGCGCCTGGCCGACGCGGACGAACTCCGCCAGTACGAGCGCGTCGACGCCGAGTCGCTCTGGCGGCAGTTGCTCACCCGCGTGTTCGAAACCGGCCATCCGTGGCTGACGTTCAAGGATCCGTGCAACGTCCGCTCGCCGCAGGACCACGTCGGTACCGTCCACTCCTCGAACCTCTGTACGGAGATTACGCTAAACACGAACGCCGACGAACACGCCGTGTGCAACCTCGGGAGCGTCAACCTCGCGACCCACGTCGCGGACGGCGAACTCGACCGCGAGCACCTCGCCTCGACGATCGAAACCGCGATGCGGATGCTCGACAACGTCGTCGACCTGTGTTTCTATCCGACCGACGCAGCCGAGCGCTCGAACATGCGCCATCGCCCGGTCGGTCTGGGTACGATGGGGTTTCACGACGCGCTGATGGACCTGGGGGTCCCGATGGGCAGCGAGGACGCCGTCGAGAAAGCGAACCGCTGGCAGGAGTTTGTATCGTATCACGCTATACAGAACTCCTCGAAACTCGCCGCCGAACGAGGGACGTATCCGTCCTACGAGGAGTCGAAGTGGGACCGCGGCCTCCTGCCGCAGGACACAGTCGACCGGCTCGAGGACGAACGCGGCCGCGCGATTCCGACCGAACGTGAGGAGACCCTCGAGTGGGAGACCGTCCGCGAGCACGTCGCCGAACACGGCATGCGAAACTCGAATACGATGGCGATCGCGCCGACGGCGACCATCTCGACGATCAACGGGACGACGCCGTCGATCGAACCGCTGTACTCGAACCTCTACGTGAAGTCGAACATGTCGGGTGATTTTACGATCATCAACGAGCACCTGGTCGAGGACCTGCGAGAGCGAGGGTGCTGGGACGACGACCTGGTCGATCGGCTCAAGTATCACGACGGCTCAGTCCAGGAGCTCGACGCGGTTCCTGACGACCTCAAAGCGCTGTACCGGGGCGCGTTCGAGATCGATCCGCGCCACCAGCTTCGACTCACGGCCCACCGCCAGACGTGGATCGACCAGTCAGTTTCTCACAACGTCTTTTTCCCGTCGACCGACGGTACGTTGCTCGACGACGTGTACAAAACGGCCTGGGAACTGGGGCTGAAAACGACGTACTACCTGCGCACCCTCGGCGCCTCTCAGATCGAGAAGTCGACCCTCGACATGGCCGAATACGGGAAGACCCAGCACCGGTACGAGCGGGGGGACGGAGGGAGCGAATCGGGTCCCAGAGACGACGGATCGAGCGACGACCTCCCCTCCCTCGACGATCCGAGCTGTGAGGCCTGCCAGTAA
- a CDS encoding 30S ribosomal protein S6e — MASFTVVVGDPESGLAHQLEAEGQDANRFIGKEIGQEVDGSAVGLDGYTLEITGGSDNAGRPHNETVAGSRLQEVLMNERQTGYNPGRDGERRRITARGREISDETAQINATITERGSESVESLLGLEADEDGDDE, encoded by the coding sequence ATGGCAAGTTTCACTGTCGTCGTCGGCGACCCCGAATCGGGGCTCGCCCACCAGCTCGAGGCGGAGGGTCAGGACGCGAACCGATTCATCGGCAAGGAGATCGGCCAGGAAGTCGACGGGAGCGCCGTCGGCCTCGACGGCTACACGCTCGAGATCACCGGTGGCTCGGACAATGCGGGCCGCCCGCACAACGAGACGGTCGCGGGCTCCCGGCTTCAGGAAGTCCTGATGAACGAACGCCAGACGGGCTACAATCCCGGCCGCGACGGCGAGCGCCGCCGGATCACCGCTCGCGGACGCGAGATCTCCGACGAAACCGCCCAGATCAACGCGACGATCACCGAGCGCGGCTCCGAGAGCGTCGAGAGCCTGCTGGGCCTCGAGGCCGACGAGGACGGAGACGACGAGTAA
- a CDS encoding DUF7112 family protein — MPDRISSDNPSVETVRATLAETATGVRIEIPGDETGHFPDQAGEVARFVLEGTEHFGRVDRGLTGDELVVPGLYETPDQARDPRDGVDALPEWIDEHGARRDGSVLLDVVEPDFLYGVRAPGETAVYEAHEPPSTSLQDIAKGLEDQ, encoded by the coding sequence ATGCCCGACCGAATTTCGAGTGACAACCCGAGCGTCGAGACGGTTCGAGCGACGCTGGCGGAGACCGCTACCGGCGTTCGCATCGAAATCCCCGGTGACGAGACGGGGCACTTTCCCGATCAGGCCGGCGAAGTCGCCCGGTTCGTCCTCGAGGGAACCGAGCACTTCGGCCGAGTCGATCGCGGTCTGACCGGCGACGAACTGGTCGTCCCCGGCCTCTACGAGACGCCGGATCAGGCGCGGGATCCGCGCGACGGCGTCGACGCATTACCCGAGTGGATCGACGAGCACGGCGCTCGCCGCGACGGGTCGGTCCTGCTCGACGTCGTCGAACCCGACTTCCTCTACGGCGTTCGCGCACCCGGCGAAACTGCCGTCTACGAGGCCCACGAACCGCCGTCTACGAGCCTGCAGGACATTGCGAAGGGGCTCGAGGATCAGTAG
- a CDS encoding ribonucleotide-diphosphate reductase subunit beta: protein MTLINTDSEHDPNKILPIEYDWAREYYEAGVDNNWVPAEIPMQDDVTQWNGDALSAAERQLVEWNLGFFSTAESLTANNIVLALYEYVTAPECRQYLLRQAYEEAIHTDTFIYCCDSLGFDPEYLYGMYDRIPAIEEKDAFVVDLTRAIDRPTFTIDTDDDLREFLRDLVGFYVIMEGIFFYAGFAMMLGLKRQQKLVGVGQQFEYIMRDESLHVGFGVDLITQLRREHPGAWTDDFGEEVIDLITRAVELERVYAHEACPDEILGMGPDQFATYVEHVADRRLEQLGLPTQYGVENPFPWLSEQVDLNKEKNFFETQVTEYRSGASLEWD, encoded by the coding sequence ATGACACTCATCAACACCGACAGCGAACACGACCCGAACAAGATCCTCCCCATCGAGTACGACTGGGCGCGAGAGTACTACGAAGCCGGCGTCGACAACAACTGGGTTCCCGCCGAGATTCCGATGCAGGACGACGTCACCCAGTGGAACGGTGACGCCCTTTCCGCGGCCGAACGACAACTCGTCGAGTGGAACCTCGGCTTCTTCTCGACGGCGGAGTCGCTCACGGCGAACAACATCGTCCTCGCGCTGTACGAGTACGTGACCGCCCCCGAGTGCCGACAGTACCTCCTGCGCCAGGCCTACGAGGAGGCGATTCACACGGACACCTTCATCTACTGTTGTGACTCGCTGGGGTTCGATCCCGAGTACCTCTACGGGATGTACGACCGAATTCCGGCGATCGAGGAGAAAGACGCCTTCGTCGTCGACCTGACGCGAGCCATCGATCGGCCGACGTTCACCATCGACACCGACGACGACCTTCGGGAATTTCTCCGGGACCTCGTCGGCTTCTACGTCATCATGGAGGGCATCTTCTTCTACGCCGGCTTCGCCATGATGCTCGGGCTCAAACGCCAGCAGAAACTGGTCGGCGTCGGCCAGCAGTTCGAGTACATCATGCGGGACGAATCGCTCCACGTCGGCTTCGGCGTCGACCTGATCACTCAGCTCCGCCGGGAACACCCGGGCGCCTGGACCGACGATTTCGGCGAGGAGGTGATCGACCTGATCACCCGAGCCGTCGAGTTAGAGCGCGTCTACGCACACGAGGCCTGTCCCGACGAGATACTCGGTATGGGGCCCGACCAGTTCGCAACGTACGTCGAACACGTCGCCGACCGCCGCCTCGAGCAACTCGGCTTGCCGACCCAGTACGGGGTCGAGAACCCGTTCCCGTGGCTCTCCGAACAGGTCGATCTGAACAAGGAGAAGAACTTCTTCGAGACGCAGGTGACCGAGTACCGCAGCGGCGCTAGCCTCGAGTGGGATTAG